A genomic region of Exiguobacterium oxidotolerans JCM 12280 contains the following coding sequences:
- the upp gene encoding uracil phosphoribosyltransferase, with protein sequence MSKVHVFDHPLIQHKMTIMRKVETGTKQFRELVDEVASLMAYEITRDLPLTEVAIETPVTKTTQKMIEGKKLGIVPILRAGLGMVDGMLRMMPNVKVGHIGLYRDPETLEPTEYYLKLPTDVAERDFVVVDPMLATGGSAADAISSLKKQGAKSIKLACLCAAPEGVKRVQEEHPDVDIYLAALDEKLNDHGYIVPGLGDAGDRLFGTK encoded by the coding sequence ATGAGTAAAGTACATGTATTTGATCACCCATTGATTCAGCACAAAATGACAATCATGCGTAAAGTCGAAACGGGGACGAAACAATTCCGGGAGCTTGTCGACGAAGTGGCTTCATTGATGGCATATGAAATCACGCGTGACCTTCCACTCACAGAAGTCGCGATCGAGACACCGGTCACGAAAACGACGCAGAAGATGATTGAAGGCAAGAAGCTCGGAATCGTTCCGATCCTTCGCGCAGGACTAGGGATGGTCGACGGGATGCTTCGGATGATGCCGAACGTCAAAGTCGGTCACATCGGTCTTTACCGTGATCCAGAGACGCTTGAACCAACGGAATACTACCTCAAGTTGCCGACGGACGTCGCAGAACGTGATTTCGTCGTCGTCGATCCAATGCTTGCGACAGGCGGTTCGGCTGCTGACGCAATCTCCTCTTTAAAGAAACAAGGCGCGAAAAGCATTAAACTGGCTTGCCTGTGTGCAGCACCTGAAGGCGTCAAACGCGTTCAGGAAGAGCATCCGGATGTCGATATTTACCTCGCGGCACTCGATGAAAAACTGAACGATCATGGCTACATCGTCCCTGGACTCGGGGATGCGGGTGATCGTTTGTTCGGTACGAAGTAA